From the genome of Halalkalicoccus subterraneus, one region includes:
- a CDS encoding M3 family oligoendopeptidase: MSKLPTRADIDNQYKWNLSVIFESGEDWGSEWTAVHNRLKDLREYEGHIARDDETLLRALQLFEEILRRTQRLRLYAQLKRNEDTENSAHQERLHKSNRLDRDVTKVTDMVRREIQAAGRETIMQAVDEAEKLGVYKHFLDDVLRMGNHARSSEVEDLLADFTEVIESPIRVYSSVTNNDIKPQPVETSNGKQIEVTGVNLGKQLRYRDRAFRRRAYQSVYEEHAAVEHTIATAYADKVNAQVALADARNYNSVREMAFNKPSYPETGLHIHLPVEVHDALIAAIRDSLDPLHQYYERRKAILELDELKAWDLGVPLADANEPSVSYEDARDHILTAVEPLGESYKNRLEEFFASQRIDVYETKNKQNILAYGPWAYDTGSYLLLNYQDDVRSMSILAHELGHAIHAEYLREAQSPVYATGARPIEEVPSYIHELLLIHHLLDVDDYALRQYARDRLLDVVQGIYGSTLHSLFTHKTYRTVEDGKDLTLDRIEEIYTDLLSEFRDPMEIDTWAKRGWLVGSHGRLPYHFYQYALGTAGALRTVEQLLDGTVTPHEYHDFLRAGGTIRSVEAFETLGLDIRSREPFERACSAVEEHVEELGTVK; the protein is encoded by the coding sequence ATGAGTAAACTACCGACACGAGCAGACATCGATAACCAGTACAAGTGGAACCTCTCAGTTATCTTCGAATCCGGCGAAGATTGGGGGAGCGAATGGACCGCAGTTCACAACCGGTTGAAAGACCTCCGCGAGTACGAGGGCCACATCGCACGAGACGATGAAACGTTATTGCGCGCTCTCCAGTTGTTCGAGGAAATACTCCGCCGCACGCAACGGCTTCGGCTGTACGCCCAATTGAAGCGTAACGAGGACACCGAGAACAGCGCCCATCAGGAACGCCTCCACAAGTCAAATCGGTTAGACCGGGATGTAACAAAAGTCACCGACATGGTGCGACGTGAGATTCAGGCTGCTGGCCGCGAGACGATAATGCAGGCGGTTGACGAGGCTGAGAAGTTGGGTGTCTACAAGCATTTCCTCGATGACGTTCTTCGGATGGGAAACCATGCACGATCCTCAGAGGTTGAAGACCTGCTGGCAGATTTCACCGAGGTCATCGAATCGCCGATACGTGTCTACTCCTCGGTCACGAACAACGATATCAAGCCACAGCCTGTGGAGACGTCCAATGGAAAACAGATCGAGGTGACGGGGGTCAATCTCGGTAAACAGCTCCGCTACCGGGACCGCGCGTTCCGTCGCCGTGCCTACCAGTCGGTGTACGAAGAACACGCCGCCGTAGAGCACACTATTGCGACAGCATACGCGGATAAAGTGAACGCACAGGTGGCCCTCGCAGACGCTCGAAACTACAACTCAGTGCGGGAAATGGCGTTCAATAAACCAAGCTATCCTGAAACCGGGCTGCACATTCACCTCCCTGTCGAGGTTCACGACGCCCTGATAGCCGCAATCCGCGACTCACTCGACCCACTGCATCAATACTACGAGCGGCGAAAAGCAATCCTGGAACTCGACGAACTCAAAGCCTGGGACTTGGGTGTTCCACTTGCCGACGCGAACGAGCCGTCTGTGTCATATGAGGATGCGCGAGACCACATCCTCACTGCCGTCGAACCACTGGGGGAGTCGTACAAAAATCGGCTCGAAGAGTTCTTTGCGTCCCAACGTATCGATGTCTATGAGACAAAAAACAAGCAGAATATCCTTGCGTACGGACCGTGGGCTTATGATACCGGATCGTACCTCCTGTTAAACTATCAGGACGACGTACGTTCGATGTCAATCCTTGCCCACGAACTTGGTCACGCGATACACGCTGAGTACCTACGAGAGGCCCAGTCGCCTGTGTATGCGACAGGGGCACGCCCTATCGAGGAAGTTCCGAGTTACATCCACGAACTCTTGCTCATACATCACCTGCTCGATGTGGACGACTATGCTCTCCGCCAGTATGCACGTGACCGCTTGCTCGATGTGGTACAGGGTATATACGGCTCGACGCTACACTCACTGTTCACGCATAAGACGTATCGGACCGTCGAAGATGGAAAGGACCTAACGCTCGACCGCATCGAGGAGATCTATACCGATCTCCTGTCCGAATTCCGTGATCCAATGGAGATCGATACGTGGGCGAAACGAGGGTGGCTCGTCGGTAGTCACGGACGACTCCCTTATCATTTCTATCAGTACGCCCTTGGGACAGCTGGCGCACTACGCACCGTCGAACAGCTTCTCGACGGTACCGTCACACCGCACGAGTACCACGACTTCCTGCGAGCAGGTGGAACGATACGCTCTGTCGAGGCATTTGAAACACTCGGTCTCGACATCCGGTCACGAGAACCGTTCGAACGGGCATGCTCAGCAGTTGAGGAACACGTAGAGGAACTGGGCACGGTTAAATAG
- a CDS encoding Type 1 glutamine amidotransferase-like domain-containing protein gives MTTIVAIGGGEIAREETKPIDQYICDTTDSKVPRALFVPTASGDAVGYRDLFDNYYGDVLGCQTRHLVLHDKKVEKEQIYSDIDWADVVYVGGGSLPLLISCWREYDVDQLLYEAYQEGTIMAGLSAGAMCWFASGLSDSIDGTEFTLVECLNWIENLACTPHATSERRSAFQDQLRSECMSGIALEDGCAIEITDDQYRILSVTGEETAYSYRYSNGSTGYSELYEEDPIDVSTLL, from the coding sequence ATGACTACGATTGTGGCTATCGGTGGTGGGGAGATCGCGAGAGAGGAAACAAAGCCAATCGACCAGTATATTTGTGATACAACTGACTCTAAGGTTCCTCGAGCACTCTTTGTCCCAACTGCGAGTGGTGATGCAGTCGGATATCGTGATCTATTTGATAATTATTATGGAGACGTACTTGGGTGCCAGACTCGACATTTGGTGCTTCATGATAAGAAAGTCGAAAAAGAGCAAATCTACAGTGATATCGACTGGGCTGACGTTGTGTACGTAGGCGGGGGAAGCCTTCCGCTGTTGATCAGTTGCTGGAGAGAATATGATGTTGATCAACTGCTCTACGAAGCTTATCAGGAAGGGACAATCATGGCGGGACTGAGCGCAGGAGCAATGTGTTGGTTTGCCAGTGGTCTATCCGATTCGATAGACGGGACGGAGTTCACTTTGGTCGAGTGTCTAAACTGGATCGAGAACCTCGCATGTACTCCGCATGCAACATCAGAACGACGATCTGCATTTCAAGATCAACTACGATCAGAATGTATGTCCGGAATAGCACTCGAAGACGGTTGCGCAATTGAAATTACTGATGATCAGTATCGGATTCTTTCTGTAACTGGGGAAGAAACAGCGTACAGTTATAGATACAGTAACGGATCAACTGGCTACTCTGAACTATACGAAGAAGATCCCATTGACGTATCTACACTCCTGTGA
- a CDS encoding class I SAM-dependent methyltransferase, which yields MDERRDVKEAYDEMAKHYIDVVTSESSSELPKPVKRFQKELGPEDELLDAGCGPGRSTLLMAGENGVGLDISREQLSLASERVTARLVQGDMTSLPFASDSFDAVSAIYSLIHVPVDDHRRALAEFARVLRPGGTLLVTEGGVEWTGSNPDWLDSGVKMRWSMAGPEATRKDLQGCGFEIRDVWDVLDPTTDDGVKPFFLATLP from the coding sequence ATGGATGAACGTCGAGACGTAAAGGAAGCCTATGATGAAATGGCTAAACACTACATAGACGTAGTGACTTCTGAGTCCTCGTCGGAATTACCCAAGCCCGTGAAGCGCTTTCAGAAAGAACTCGGGCCCGAAGACGAACTGCTGGACGCCGGTTGTGGACCGGGCAGGTCGACATTACTAATGGCTGGGGAGAACGGCGTCGGCCTCGATATTTCCCGCGAGCAGTTATCGCTGGCCAGCGAAAGGGTTACCGCAAGACTCGTACAAGGCGACATGACCTCACTCCCTTTCGCCAGCGATTCATTCGATGCCGTTAGCGCAATCTATTCGCTGATCCACGTTCCGGTGGACGACCACCGACGCGCCCTCGCAGAGTTCGCACGCGTACTCCGGCCCGGCGGGACGTTACTGGTCACCGAGGGCGGTGTTGAGTGGACCGGATCAAACCCCGATTGGCTTGACAGTGGGGTCAAGATGCGCTGGTCAATGGCAGGTCCCGAAGCAACTCGGAAAGACCTGCAGGGCTGTGGGTTCGAGATACGAGACGTATGGGACGTCCTGGACCCAACCACCGATGACGGGGTGAAACCCTTCTTCCTCGCTACTCTCCCGTAA
- a CDS encoding plasmid mobilization protein — MSDNQQSDTSRNKPVTMYYTADEKAAIKREANDAGKTVSTYCRDLVERQRTADDLEQLDAEARLERVMAEGTDRVEEIAEDVREQNGLVIHLLREIEDQLDGVDLEETDNGTDTDDDNGSGSGKAKSVDELL; from the coding sequence ATGAGCGACAACCAGCAGTCCGATACATCACGTAATAAACCCGTCACGATGTACTATACGGCCGACGAAAAAGCCGCCATCAAACGCGAAGCCAATGACGCCGGGAAAACTGTCTCGACCTACTGTCGCGATCTCGTTGAACGCCAGCGAACGGCCGACGACCTCGAGCAACTCGATGCCGAGGCCCGCCTCGAACGAGTCATGGCCGAAGGGACCGACCGCGTCGAAGAGATTGCCGAGGATGTCCGCGAACAGAACGGCCTCGTGATCCACCTCCTTCGAGAGATCGAAGACCAACTCGACGGCGTCGACCTCGAGGAAACCGACAACGGAACAGACACCGATGACGATAACGGCTCAGGCTCAGGGAAGGCCAAGAGCGTCGACGAGCTGCTATGA
- a CDS encoding relaxase gives MSSQSPVSASEFYFNVSNLDGDEAQGKMNYISRDSEQEQAKGREQVPVHNRAGRPMSEREREQFIEHAESHDYCQCWQVSPPNGNDLSRDELRKETRRVVDDYTRDKSTSRVAYAVHTDQDGPNHTHVLVTGNERELRMDREDIEQTRTNAHERMTENERYRQRRREHGQENDRRRDLGGRRGR, from the coding sequence ATGAGTTCACAGTCTCCTGTCTCCGCCTCGGAGTTCTATTTCAACGTCTCGAACTTGGACGGCGACGAGGCGCAGGGAAAGATGAACTACATTTCTCGCGATTCGGAACAGGAACAGGCGAAAGGACGCGAACAGGTGCCGGTCCACAACAGGGCTGGCCGCCCCATGTCCGAGAGAGAACGCGAGCAATTCATCGAGCACGCGGAGAGTCACGACTACTGCCAATGCTGGCAAGTGAGCCCACCGAACGGGAACGACCTCTCTCGCGACGAACTGCGGAAAGAGACCCGCCGCGTGGTCGACGACTACACTCGGGACAAGTCGACCTCCCGAGTTGCTTACGCCGTCCATACGGACCAGGACGGTCCGAACCACACCCACGTCTTAGTCACCGGCAACGAGCGAGAGCTTCGGATGGACCGCGAGGACATCGAACAGACGCGAACGAACGCACATGAACGTATGACCGAAAACGAACGATACCGCCAGCGACGGCGAGAACACGGGCAGGAGAATGACCGTAGGCGTGATCTCGGAGGCAGGAGGGGACGATAA
- a CDS encoding type IV secretory system conjugative DNA transfer family protein — MIETLLPVAAVGTAGLAYSVKRKVFPPMPEPDEDHFVLPIKLKSGDAEDISNRFVRGIRIPRRSLLTLGASGAGKSETLKHFVDQLQNDPNEPVVVYDHKTDYQDFLGDHGTPMIRLSSEGSADENGDAIAWNIFAEIEDEEDADELARALFPEQSGDFWNAAGRQLFAAILKYLRRELEDPDNADLVDYFARATPEKMHEHLTRDGHEDLTAAASAINPETERQAGSVFATAQQQITDLFVGDFAESGDFSIREYMDDPDGRVLVLDYPTRQSGTIAPVFRYLIDQAIMHGMDDPDRSAYYLLDEIEHLDATIKRLGELINVGRGVNCQAILSLQSVAQLEDTYGKERAHALLSGMVTVIGLRVADEESVNFLRETVGTSFEQYTRNSGDSRMPNESEEKEEYQFAKGDLRNFDPGEAVICRQGMGWVHAQIQLLEG; from the coding sequence ATGATCGAGACCCTTCTGCCAGTGGCCGCTGTAGGAACAGCCGGGTTGGCCTACAGCGTGAAACGGAAAGTGTTCCCACCCATGCCGGAGCCCGACGAGGATCACTTCGTCCTCCCGATCAAACTCAAATCCGGTGACGCCGAGGACATCAGTAACCGCTTCGTCCGAGGTATCCGAATTCCTCGCCGATCGTTGCTTACACTCGGGGCGAGCGGGGCCGGTAAATCCGAGACGCTGAAACACTTCGTCGATCAGCTCCAGAACGATCCGAATGAGCCGGTCGTCGTCTACGATCACAAAACCGACTATCAAGACTTCCTCGGTGACCACGGAACGCCTATGATTCGGCTCTCATCCGAGGGTTCGGCCGACGAGAATGGGGACGCAATCGCGTGGAACATCTTCGCGGAGATTGAGGACGAGGAGGACGCCGATGAACTCGCTCGTGCGCTGTTCCCCGAGCAGAGTGGGGACTTCTGGAACGCAGCCGGACGGCAGTTGTTCGCGGCGATTCTGAAGTACCTCAGACGCGAGCTCGAGGATCCTGACAACGCCGATCTCGTGGACTACTTCGCACGGGCGACTCCCGAAAAGATGCACGAGCACCTCACTCGGGACGGCCACGAGGACCTCACGGCCGCCGCAAGCGCGATCAATCCCGAAACGGAACGGCAGGCCGGCTCCGTGTTCGCGACGGCCCAACAGCAAATCACGGACCTCTTTGTGGGTGACTTCGCCGAATCGGGCGACTTCTCGATTCGCGAGTATATGGACGATCCTGACGGGCGGGTCTTGGTACTCGATTACCCGACCCGACAGTCCGGTACGATCGCGCCCGTGTTCCGCTACCTGATCGACCAGGCGATCATGCACGGCATGGACGACCCGGATCGGTCGGCGTACTACCTGCTCGACGAGATTGAGCACTTGGACGCGACGATCAAGCGTCTCGGCGAGTTGATCAACGTCGGCCGAGGCGTCAACTGTCAGGCGATCCTCTCGCTTCAGTCGGTCGCCCAGCTCGAGGATACGTATGGGAAGGAACGCGCTCACGCGCTGCTGTCGGGCATGGTCACGGTGATTGGGCTTCGAGTGGCCGACGAGGAGAGCGTCAACTTTCTCCGCGAGACTGTCGGAACGTCCTTCGAACAGTATACTCGGAATTCAGGCGACAGTCGTATGCCCAACGAGAGCGAGGAGAAAGAGGAGTATCAGTTCGCGAAAGGTGATCTCCGGAACTTCGACCCTGGCGAGGCCGTGATTTGCCGACAGGGCATGGGGTGGGTTCACGCACAGATACAGCTGCTCGAGGGGTAG
- a CDS encoding alpha-amylase family glycosyl hydrolase, whose product MKLNRRNLLKGIGLGTIGVTGTGANAELTYATQTATTESPRAAVDFTDDVIYQIITDRFENGDESNNPSGDLYSEDCSNLRKYCGGDWQGVIDRIEDGYLTNMGISAIWISPPFENITEVDSDSGTSYHGYWARDFQDPNPYFGDMETFQTLVDTAHENGIKIVIDFVPNHTSPSTDGGELEDGVLYDDDEVVASYSNDPEDYFHHNGGTDYSSYEDQIYRNLYNLADFDQQEAYIDQYLKDAIRQWLDTGIDGLRVDAVAHMAPKWQKTLMDTIYDHQPVFTFGEWFLGADESNQRYYEFSNDSGMSLLDFRFGQEIRQVLREFDDDWNDFWDMLQETASEHDQVVDQVPFIDNHDMERFTTSGGDTRNTDMALAVLLTSRGTPTVYYGTEQYLTGGNDPDNRKPMPSFNTTTTAYEVIQALAPLRKSNAALAFGDTEQRWMNSDVFVYEREFGDNVVLVAINRSLNRYDVSGVYTALPQGTYSDALGGLLSGFDTVVNADGSIDEFSLGPQTVCVWEYSGTTTEPTLGHVGPTMGQPGHTVTISGEGFGDTAGSVQFGSTDATVVSWSDTQIEVDVPSVSGGYYDVHIVDDNGTESNVFGGYEVLSGDQVSVRFIVDEAETEPGENVYIMGDVHELGEWDTDRAVGPFFNEVVYEYPAWYYDVNVPAGTTVAFKFVKIDESGEVTWESGSNRQYTAPTDSTGEYVGDWQA is encoded by the coding sequence ATGAAACTCAATCGCAGAAATCTACTGAAAGGGATCGGCCTCGGAACCATCGGCGTCACGGGAACCGGCGCGAACGCGGAGCTCACGTATGCGACGCAAACGGCTACGACGGAATCACCGAGAGCAGCCGTTGATTTCACCGATGATGTCATCTACCAGATCATCACGGACCGCTTCGAAAACGGCGATGAATCGAACAATCCGAGCGGCGATCTTTACAGCGAGGACTGCTCGAATTTACGAAAGTACTGCGGTGGTGACTGGCAGGGCGTCATCGATAGAATCGAGGACGGCTACTTGACAAATATGGGCATCTCGGCCATCTGGATTTCACCCCCATTCGAGAACATCACTGAAGTCGACTCCGACAGCGGTACTTCGTACCACGGCTACTGGGCGCGAGACTTCCAAGATCCGAACCCTTACTTCGGCGACATGGAGACGTTTCAGACCCTCGTTGACACCGCCCACGAGAACGGTATCAAGATCGTCATCGACTTTGTACCGAACCACACCTCGCCGTCGACCGACGGCGGTGAATTGGAGGACGGTGTTCTCTACGATGACGACGAGGTCGTCGCATCCTACAGTAACGACCCTGAAGACTACTTCCACCACAACGGCGGCACCGACTACTCCAGTTACGAAGACCAAATATACCGGAACCTGTACAACCTGGCTGACTTCGACCAGCAGGAGGCGTACATCGACCAGTACCTGAAGGACGCCATTAGACAGTGGCTCGACACCGGTATCGACGGCCTTCGTGTCGACGCCGTAGCTCATATGGCTCCGAAGTGGCAGAAGACGCTGATGGACACTATCTACGACCATCAGCCCGTGTTCACGTTCGGCGAGTGGTTCCTCGGGGCGGACGAGTCAAACCAGCGCTACTACGAGTTCTCGAACGACAGCGGAATGAGCCTCCTTGACTTCCGTTTTGGTCAGGAGATTCGGCAGGTGCTTCGCGAGTTCGATGACGACTGGAACGACTTTTGGGATATGTTACAGGAGACGGCGAGCGAACACGATCAAGTCGTCGACCAAGTGCCCTTCATCGACAACCACGATATGGAACGGTTCACCACCTCCGGCGGCGACACCCGAAACACCGATATGGCGCTGGCGGTGCTTCTGACCTCTCGTGGTACTCCCACGGTCTACTACGGCACTGAGCAGTATCTTACCGGCGGTAATGACCCCGACAATCGTAAGCCGATGCCGTCGTTCAACACCACGACGACGGCATACGAAGTGATCCAGGCACTTGCTCCGCTGCGAAAATCGAATGCGGCGTTGGCATTCGGTGATACCGAGCAGCGCTGGATGAACAGCGACGTATTCGTCTACGAGCGCGAGTTCGGCGACAACGTCGTGCTGGTCGCTATCAACCGTAGTCTCAACCGGTACGATGTGTCGGGCGTGTACACAGCGCTTCCGCAGGGCACCTACTCGGACGCCCTCGGTGGGTTACTCAGCGGCTTCGACACCGTCGTCAACGCTGATGGCTCGATAGACGAGTTCTCACTTGGGCCGCAGACTGTCTGCGTCTGGGAGTATAGTGGGACGACGACGGAACCAACGCTCGGCCACGTCGGTCCGACGATGGGTCAACCCGGCCACACCGTAACGATAAGCGGCGAGGGATTTGGCGACACCGCTGGATCGGTGCAGTTCGGATCGACGGATGCCACAGTCGTCTCGTGGTCTGATACGCAGATAGAAGTTGACGTGCCCTCGGTGTCGGGTGGCTACTACGATGTTCATATCGTCGACGACAACGGAACCGAGAGTAACGTGTTCGGAGGCTACGAGGTGCTCAGCGGTGACCAAGTCTCCGTGAGGTTCATCGTCGACGAGGCCGAGACTGAACCTGGCGAAAACGTCTACATCATGGGTGATGTCCACGAATTGGGCGAGTGGGACACCGACCGTGCGGTCGGACCGTTCTTTAACGAGGTCGTCTATGAGTACCCAGCGTGGTACTACGACGTGAACGTCCCCGCGGGGACGACGGTGGCGTTCAAGTTCGTTAAAATCGACGAGAGCGGCGAGGTGACGTGGGAATCCGGATCGAACCGTCAGTATACCGCCCCAACTGACTCGACCGGCGAGTACGTCGGCGACTGGCAGGCGTAA
- a CDS encoding sugar ABC transporter permease, which produces MSLLNGIIRKLKEDVRNVAITPVETAHDAKYTIESVRRGETSPMVPLKVVGSTLGALILVAGLMFPIYWILMAALSGSGGSIYSSNGLTLLPENPSLQPFLWVIGDLAIPGYAISLNVPLSDLAIVINTPEIVFLDVSDYGVENPSEFKQFFWNSLTVSIPTVIIAMCLIIPASYALSRREFIFRRKILFVYVLLTQVGGGLGIALLIGLYAVYVQVGLNDSKLALAVYYAATAVPFNTWLLKTYMDGIPVSYEEAAVVDGAPPWRVVTEVIIPLSAAGLATVFIFVFLTGWTEFVVAQTLLSTDNYTLPVGLFSLISEYSIPWARFSAFALTFAAPIMLVYLFAQRYIEGGLSFSGMEG; this is translated from the coding sequence GTGAGCCTTTTAAATGGTATCATCCGCAAGCTAAAGGAGGACGTCAGGAACGTCGCAATAACTCCGGTGGAAACGGCCCATGATGCGAAGTACACCATCGAAAGCGTCCGTCGAGGGGAGACCTCTCCGATGGTGCCGTTAAAAGTTGTCGGGTCGACGCTTGGCGCACTCATACTTGTCGCTGGGCTAATGTTCCCTATCTACTGGATTCTAATGGCGGCACTGTCCGGTTCGGGCGGTTCGATCTACTCGTCGAATGGATTGACGTTGTTGCCGGAGAATCCGTCGTTGCAGCCGTTTCTCTGGGTCATCGGTGATCTCGCGATTCCCGGCTACGCCATTAGTCTCAATGTTCCCTTGAGTGATCTCGCGATCGTGATAAACACGCCCGAGATCGTCTTCCTCGATGTCTCTGATTACGGGGTCGAGAATCCTTCTGAATTCAAACAATTTTTCTGGAACAGCCTCACCGTTTCGATTCCGACAGTCATCATTGCGATGTGTCTCATTATTCCGGCGTCGTACGCGCTATCACGTCGCGAATTTATCTTCCGACGAAAAATCCTATTCGTCTACGTCTTATTGACGCAGGTCGGCGGTGGACTCGGTATCGCATTGCTTATCGGCCTCTATGCAGTGTACGTTCAGGTCGGACTCAACGATAGTAAGCTCGCGCTCGCCGTCTACTATGCGGCGACGGCAGTGCCGTTTAACACATGGCTGTTGAAGACATACATGGACGGTATCCCCGTCTCTTACGAGGAGGCAGCTGTCGTTGACGGCGCACCGCCGTGGCGCGTCGTCACCGAGGTCATCATCCCGCTGTCGGCGGCGGGGTTGGCGACCGTCTTTATCTTCGTCTTCCTAACGGGGTGGACGGAGTTCGTTGTCGCACAGACTCTGTTGTCGACGGACAACTACACCCTACCTGTAGGACTGTTTTCGCTTATCAGCGAGTACTCCATCCCATGGGCGCGGTTCTCGGCGTTCGCGCTGACGTTCGCCGCTCCCATCATGCTCGTCTACCTGTTCGCTCAGCGCTATATTGAAGGTGGCCTGTCGTTCAGCGGCATGGAAGGGTAA
- a CDS encoding carbohydrate ABC transporter permease yields the protein MSTVSRVANRVEEVPFLDKRDVSLLFVLPGLFVFSAFMLFPVLYLVGISFTNAEPANLFAGEGARAVLTFGEAMFIGVDNYAAVLTDPTFWNSFGITWLFVATSVTLKLILSISIALVVTGDRVRGKRVMRSLIILPMGLPAIFTITVWRGIFSSAEFGLANQVLSSLGFDSVAWLSERWMAFVAYNITEAWLAYPFMVIITVSALQDVPDELHEAAMVDGASYFSRFFHVTLPSIKRPVLFASILTAAASFQQFLLPYVFNEGGPARQNELIIVYGYREAFSFSEYGEGAAISIIAVVFIGAFMWLNVKRGRLADGVDDS from the coding sequence ATGAGTACCGTATCACGCGTCGCTAATCGTGTTGAAGAGGTCCCATTCCTCGATAAGCGGGACGTATCGCTGCTGTTCGTCCTTCCCGGACTGTTCGTCTTCTCGGCGTTCATGCTGTTTCCTGTGTTGTATCTCGTTGGAATCTCGTTTACGAACGCCGAACCGGCGAATCTCTTTGCAGGAGAGGGTGCGCGGGCAGTATTAACGTTTGGCGAGGCGATGTTCATTGGTGTAGACAACTACGCTGCAGTACTTACCGATCCAACGTTCTGGAACTCCTTTGGAATCACGTGGCTATTCGTCGCAACCAGTGTCACACTGAAACTCATATTGAGTATCAGTATCGCGCTCGTCGTTACCGGCGATCGAGTAAGGGGGAAACGCGTCATGCGTTCTCTTATTATTCTCCCGATGGGCCTACCGGCTATCTTCACCATTACAGTGTGGCGTGGCATTTTCAGTTCCGCGGAGTTCGGTCTCGCCAATCAGGTGCTCAGTTCACTCGGGTTCGACTCTGTCGCGTGGCTGAGTGAACGCTGGATGGCATTCGTCGCATACAATATCACGGAAGCGTGGCTTGCTTATCCGTTTATGGTCATCATCACCGTCAGTGCATTACAAGACGTACCGGATGAACTGCACGAGGCAGCGATGGTCGACGGCGCGAGTTACTTCTCCCGGTTCTTCCATGTGACGCTTCCCTCGATAAAGCGACCAGTACTGTTCGCGTCGATCCTGACCGCAGCAGCGTCGTTCCAACAGTTTCTTCTCCCCTATGTCTTCAACGAAGGCGGACCAGCACGACAGAACGAACTGATCATCGTCTACGGCTATCGTGAGGCGTTCTCCTTTTCCGAATACGGTGAAGGGGCAGCCATCTCTATCATTGCCGTTGTCTTTATCGGGGCATTCATGTGGTTGAACGTCAAGCGTGGTCGACTCGCCGACGGGGTGGATGACTCGTGA